A window of Streptomyces sp. NBC_01224 genomic DNA:
TCCGGACACAGTCAGGTACGAACGCATGACACAAGTGTCCATCGTCACGTCGCAGGTCGGATGAGTGATCCGCGATGATGACGCCATGCGTTTCATGTTTGTCGGCGATTCCATGTCGATCGGCCGCGCCGGAGACTTCACCTGGCGCTACCGGATGTGGCAGCACCTCGCTTCCACTCTCGGTGCCCCGTTCGCGATCGTCGGCCCACGCAGCGAGCTGTACGACACCGGGACGAACACCCCTGTCTCGTGCGAGTACGGCGCCCCGGACTTTCCCGCCGGGGCCCGCACCCATCTGGCCGGCTGGGGTGAGGGCTGGCTGCACATGGCCCCGGTGATCGCCGACACGGTCACCGAGCACCGCACGGACATCCTGCTTGTCTCGCTCGGCCTGATAGACCTCGGGTTCTATACGGACAGCGGTCAGACCGCCCTGAACGCAAGGGCGTTCATCACGGCGGCCCGCACCGCGAACCCGCACGTCAAGATGGTGCTCCTGCCCGTGATACCGAACATACGGGCCGAGTCGGACGCCTCGTTCGCCGCCGAGTGCGACCGTTTCAACGAGCTCCTGGCGAAGGCCGTCGCCGACCTCGACGACCCGATGTCCCCGATCCTGCTGGCCTCCCGCCCACCGGGGTACGACATCCACCGGGACACGTACGACGGGACACATCCCGGCCCCACCGGCGAACACAAGCTGGCGGCCGCGTTCGCCGACGCGATGCACCAGGCGTGGGGCCTGGGCGGCCCGTACGCAGCCCTCCCGTAGCCGGCATCCGCGGTCGGCACTCGTAGCCGGCCGCCAAGAAACCGAAGGACCCGGGACATGACGGGAACGGCCACCCGCTATCTCTATCTCGCCCGGCACGGCGAGGCGGAGGCGGACGGCGGCGGACTGACGGAGAACGGCCGCCGCCAGGCGTACCTGCTCGGCCGACGGCTCCGCGAGCACCCCATCTCGGTGGTGCATCACGGCCCGCTGCCCCGGGCCGTCGAGACCGCGCGGCTGATGGGCGAACAGCTCGGCGACGTCCCCCTCCAGGGGGCGGAGAACGCCGGGGACTACGTCCCCCACTTCCCGGACCGGGCCGAACTGCCGACGGACTGCGCCGACACCCTCCTCCGCTTCCTCGAACCATGCACGGCCGAAGAGCGCGTGCACGGACCGGAGTTGGCGCGCCGGGCCCTGGAGGCGTACACCGGCCCGGTGGCGGGCGACGAAGACGTCCACGAACTGGTCGTCACCCACAACTTCCTGGTGGCGTGGCTGGTACGGCACGCGATGGCCGCGCCGCAATGGCGCTGGCTCGGTCTGAATCACGGTAATGCGTCGCTGACTGTCATCCGTTACAGCCCGGACCGTCCGGTGTCGGTCCTGGTCTGCAACGACATGCGGCACCTGCCCGACGAGCTGCGCTGGACGGGCTTCCCGCCCGGCCCCCGCTTCTGAGAACCCGCCCGTCACCGGGTTCCCGGCACCTCAGCGCTCCGACCCCGTGGGCCGGGCCCTCACATGCATCCGCTCCCCCTGCTGCCCGAACAGGCTGAGGAATTCGACCGGATCGGGCCCGGCGCTGGCCCACGCATGCGGCGTACGCGTGTCGAACTCGGCGACCTCGCCGGCCGTGAGCACCAGATCGTGCTCGCCCAGCACCAGCCGTAGCCGCCCCGCGAGTACATACACCCACTCGTACCCCTCGTGCACCCGCTGCTCCAGCGGACCCGTCGCCCCGCGACCGCCGGGCAGGATCTGCTTGTACGCGTGCAGCCCGCCGAGGTGCCGGGTGAGCGGCACGAAGGTCATGCCGTCCCGGGTGAAAGGGCGGAAATGGATACGTGGATCGCCGGTGGCGGGTGCGCCGACGAGTTCGTCCAGCTGCACCCCGTACGCCTTGGCCAGTGGCAGCAGCAGTTCGAGCGTGGGTTTGCGGCCGCCCGATTCCAGGCGCGAGAGGGTGCTGAGGGAGATCCCGGTCGTCTCGCTGAGCTGCGCCAGGGTCGTGCCGCGTTCCTGGCGCAGGGCGCGCAGCCGCGGCCCGACGCCTGTCAGGACGGTCGAGATCTCGTCGTCCGTACGCTCTCCGCGCTCTCCGTCTTGTTCATCCATCTCCCCATTATTTGCCGTCCCGGCAACGGGGTGTGTCAGGACGGCAGGATCATGGCCAGTGAGAGACGGGTCAGCTCATCGGTCAGCCACTCGGCGTCGACCTGCCGGGGGCGGCGGCCGTGATGGGCCATGAGTTCGTCCACCGAGTGGTTCAGCACAGTGACGGTCACGGTGTGGTCGCTCGCCACCGCCTCGCCCCGTCGCACGGCACGCTCGGCCTCGGAGGTCAGGAAGTCGATCCACATCGCCCGCCATGTCGCGAGGTGCTTGTCCACCTCCCGGCTCACCCCCAGCACCTCGACGAACGCCACCCGGGCCGCGCACGGGTCCTCGGTGACCGCCTTCACATAGGCGTCGAAGAGCAGCCGGACCCGTTCCGCCGTCGGGCAGTCCTCCATGCCCTCGGCCATCAGGGCGTTCTCGGCGGCGCGCAGCCCGTAGGTCGCCACCTCGTCGTAGATCGCCATCAGGAGCACCTCCCGCGAGACGAACTCCTGTTGGAAGATGTGGACGGGCACTTTCGCCTGTTCGCACAGAGCCTCGACACTCGTGTGCGCGTACCCGTACGCGGCGAACAACTGGCGTCCGGCCCACAGGAGTCGGTCCCGTGCCCCCGGACCCTCCATGGCCTGTCCGACCGCCCTGTTCCGCTGGTTCGCCACGACACCCACCATCGGTCCTCCTTCGTCGTCCGTACCGCTGCCCCCACTCTCCACGCTCTGCCCCGCCGGTGGTGTCACCGCCACGCACTCGGGCACGCGTAGGGCGGTGCTTCGGTCAAGTCCGATTGCCCATCGAATCGTTGCTGCTACCGTCTGAATTTTGGATCTACGGAGGTCGGTGCTCCCGAGCGCCACGCGCACCTGGGGCGAGGGCGCCTGGTCCCCGAGTAGCTGCTCCTGATCAAAAAGACCCCTCAGTGACCCCGGAGAGCCCCCTTTCGCGTCACTCCACGGGTGCACCCACACCCAAAAGGGCCACGTGCGAGGGGGGTTTGCCAACCAACCCGCCCCGGGCCGCAAGGCGCCCACCAACGGCATTCGCCGACACTTCCCCACCGGGTCTCCGACGCCGGACCTCCGACCTGACGGAGATCGAACTCCGCCGCATGCACGACGAACCGCCCGAGTCCCCGCACTTCGGCGAGCCGTTCCTCTGGACGGCCCTGTTCCGCCGAACCACCGAGTCCTGACGAGCGATTGCCTGCTGCCCGACTGCCGAGCGTTTCAGCAGGACCGCGAGGGCAGGGCCGTGAACATGACGTCTGCGGCCCGAGCGGTGACTTCGAGCTCGTCACCGAGAGCCCATTCGGCGACCCGCGAGACCGTGGCGGCCGGGATGCGGTCGCTGATTCCGGGGGCCGCCGGAATGTCCTGCGTCGCGTGGGCGTCGTGCGGCATGACGACCCGATACCCCAGCGCCAGGGCTGCGCGGGCCGTCGCCTGGACACACATCTCCGACATCACACCGCAGATGGCGAGCGCCTGTACCTGCGATTCGGTCAAGAGACCGCCCAGCGAAGTCCCGTCGAACCCGTTGTCCTTGGTTTTACGGATCACGACCTCAGTGGGGCCGGCCTCGACGGGATGGTGAAGTTCCCAACCGGGCGTGTGCGGCTCGTCGCCCGCTCCGGCCGGCCCGTCGTTCTGAATGTGGACAACGAGCGCCCCGCTCCTTCGCGCCCGTGCGATCAGGTCTGCCGTCCGGTCCAGGAGCCGGTCCGTCTCGGGTACTGCCCTGTCACCGCGGACGGCGGCCTTCTGAACGTCCACAACGAGCAGGGCCTCTGCGGGAAGCGCACGATTGTCCATGCCGTCATCATGTCCGCCGGCGCCGTGCACCTCTACGTTTTTTCGACCCGATGGCAAGAGAGGCCGCCGCCTCCCCCGACGGCGGAGTGGGCGACAGCATTCCCACGGGCCGCGCCGACGACAACGTCACAGTCCCGGCCGGCCGGAGGTCACCAAGCCCGTCTCGTAGGCGACGATCACCAGCTGCGCGCGGTCGCGCGCCCGGAGCTTGGACAGCAGGCGTCCGATGTGGGTCTTGACCGTGGCGAGGCTCAGGTGCAGGTGCTCCGCCAGTTCCGCGTTGGAGAGGCCGCGGGCGATCAGGCTCAGGACCTCCAGCTCGCGGTCCGTGACGCCGTCGAGGGTGCGGGCCGGTGGGCGGCCCGGCTCGGGGCGGCGGGCGAAGTCGGCGATCAGGCGGCGGGTGACCGAGGGGGCGAGGAGGGAGTCTCCGGCGGCGATGACGGTGATGGCGTTCAGGACCTCCGACGGCGGTGTGTCCTTCAGGAGGAAGCCCGCCGCGCCCGCGCGAAGGGCGGCATAGACGTACTCGTCCAGGTCGAAGGTGGTGAGGATGAGGACGCGGGCGCCGACTGTGGACGGATCGGCGCAGATGCGGCGGGTGGCCTCGATGCCGTCCAGGCCTGGCATGCGGATGTCCATGAGGACGACGTCCGGCTGTTCGCGACGGACGAGTTCGACGGCTTCGGTGCCGGTCGCCGCCTCGCCGACGGCGGTCAGGCCGGGGGTGTGGTCGACGAGGACGCGGAAGCTGCCGCGGACCATGGCCTGGTCGTCGGCGATGAGGACGCGGACGGGGCCCGGATCCGGGGCGGCGGAGGCCGGTCCGGCCTGCCCGGGAACTGTCGGCTCGGTCATGACGGGCTCCCTCCGTCGATCGGGAGCCGTACGGACACGGCGAAGCCGCCCTCGGTCCGAGGACCGGCCTCGAAGCTCCCGCCGTACATGAGTGCCCGCTCCCGCATGCCCATCAGGCCATGTCCGCCCGGCAGTTCCCGGGCTG
This region includes:
- a CDS encoding GDSL-type esterase/lipase family protein → MRFMFVGDSMSIGRAGDFTWRYRMWQHLASTLGAPFAIVGPRSELYDTGTNTPVSCEYGAPDFPAGARTHLAGWGEGWLHMAPVIADTVTEHRTDILLVSLGLIDLGFYTDSGQTALNARAFITAARTANPHVKMVLLPVIPNIRAESDASFAAECDRFNELLAKAVADLDDPMSPILLASRPPGYDIHRDTYDGTHPGPTGEHKLAAAFADAMHQAWGLGGPYAALP
- a CDS encoding helix-turn-helix domain-containing protein, producing the protein MDEQDGERGERTDDEISTVLTGVGPRLRALRQERGTTLAQLSETTGISLSTLSRLESGGRKPTLELLLPLAKAYGVQLDELVGAPATGDPRIHFRPFTRDGMTFVPLTRHLGGLHAYKQILPGGRGATGPLEQRVHEGYEWVYVLAGRLRLVLGEHDLVLTAGEVAEFDTRTPHAWASAGPDPVEFLSLFGQQGERMHVRARPTGSER
- a CDS encoding TetR/AcrR family transcriptional regulator; its protein translation is MEGPGARDRLLWAGRQLFAAYGYAHTSVEALCEQAKVPVHIFQQEFVSREVLLMAIYDEVATYGLRAAENALMAEGMEDCPTAERVRLLFDAYVKAVTEDPCAARVAFVEVLGVSREVDKHLATWRAMWIDFLTSEAERAVRRGEAVASDHTVTVTVLNHSVDELMAHHGRRPRQVDAEWLTDELTRLSLAMILPS
- a CDS encoding cysteine hydrolase family protein, which translates into the protein MDNRALPAEALLVVDVQKAAVRGDRAVPETDRLLDRTADLIARARRSGALVVHIQNDGPAGAGDEPHTPGWELHHPVEAGPTEVVIRKTKDNGFDGTSLGGLLTESQVQALAICGVMSEMCVQATARAALALGYRVVMPHDAHATQDIPAAPGISDRIPAATVSRVAEWALGDELEVTARAADVMFTALPSRSC
- a CDS encoding histidine phosphatase family protein, whose translation is MTGTATRYLYLARHGEAEADGGGLTENGRRQAYLLGRRLREHPISVVHHGPLPRAVETARLMGEQLGDVPLQGAENAGDYVPHFPDRAELPTDCADTLLRFLEPCTAEERVHGPELARRALEAYTGPVAGDEDVHELVVTHNFLVAWLVRHAMAAPQWRWLGLNHGNASLTVIRYSPDRPVSVLVCNDMRHLPDELRWTGFPPGPRF
- a CDS encoding response regulator transcription factor; translated protein: MTEPTVPGQAGPASAAPDPGPVRVLIADDQAMVRGSFRVLVDHTPGLTAVGEAATGTEAVELVRREQPDVVLMDIRMPGLDGIEATRRICADPSTVGARVLILTTFDLDEYVYAALRAGAAGFLLKDTPPSEVLNAITVIAAGDSLLAPSVTRRLIADFARRPEPGRPPARTLDGVTDRELEVLSLIARGLSNAELAEHLHLSLATVKTHIGRLLSKLRARDRAQLVIVAYETGLVTSGRPGL